The Metabacillus schmidteae nucleotide sequence CGTATTAGCTTCAATCCTTTATGAACTCTAGATTTTATTGTCCCTGCCTTTATGCCAAGCATAGTGCCGATTTCCTCGTACGTGTATCCGTAATAATGTCTGAGTAAAATAGGGATTCTTACATCAGCATCTAGTTTATTAAAATCCGTAAAGTGATCACTCCATTCTATTCCTTTAGATTGTGCTACCCAAAGTAATTGTCTTGATAAAGACGCTTTCACTTGGTCATACCATCTATTTTCCCGTTTCTTCCTTCGCAATGAGTCAATATACAACCTGGAGGCAATCGAAATCATCCATGATGAAAATTTACTTTCTCCTTTGAAGGCATGCAAATGGTTATAACACTTTAACATCGTATCTTGAGCGAGATCTTTACTTAATTCTTCTTGTAAGGTCAATTTTAATAAATATTTATATAAGTACGGATAGTATTGCTGATACAGGATAGAAAAGGCTTTATCATCACCGAGTTTTGCTGCTTTAATTAGTTCATGTTCCTTTTCTATATCCACTTCCATGCCCACCTCCTTTTCTCTGTCTATTATAGGACGTTTAAATTAGTAAAAGCGTTCATTTTTTATTTTAAAAATTTTGGTGAATTTTAAAGAATTTAAATCAAAAGAATTTACAATTTTATAAAACAAAAAAGCATAAGAGAGCACCCTTATGCTTTTACAATTTATACCGTAAATAATTATAATTTTCTGTTGCAACTCTCTCAATAACATTCCCCTGCTCGTCCTTATATACCTCATATTCCTGGTAAACTTCAATAGAATACCCATCTTCCTGATACATATCAACGAGCCTGTTCTCTAATTCAGGTATTCCTTTTATTTCTTCCTCCTCAGCTGAAATAGCTGAAGTTGTATCTTCCTCAGGTACAGGAAAAGTAGTAACTGCTTGTTCTTTTTCCGCAAATTTAGGAGAATCAAAGTAACCTATAATCCCTATAGCGACCGCAATCAATATAAAAGGAGCAAATTTTTTCAACGAACACTGCCTCCTGTTCTAATACTTGTCTTACTTTTACTTTTATTCTATGAACTTACTTATAGAAATTATTATTATTATTTGTCTTTTTTATGTAGTGTTCTAAATGGTTTATTAAAAGAACTGTTTTCGTAGGGAATGTTTCTAATGCCTCCTATTCTTATAATCTTAGTGGAATGGAGCGGAAGACACTCGACTCCTGCGGGAAGTGAGGAAAGGGTGAGACCCCGCAGGCGAAGCTGAGGAGGCTCAGCTTCCTCCCCGCGGAAAGCGAGTGTCTGGAGCGTAATGGAACGGACGATTCTCACGTTTAAACCTATTATAAACAAATAAGAATATGTTAA carries:
- the sigY gene encoding RNA polymerase sigma factor SigY; its protein translation is MDIEKEHELIKAAKLGDDKAFSILYQQYYPYLYKYLLKLTLQEELSKDLAQDTMLKCYNHLHAFKGESKFSSWMISIASRLYIDSLRRKKRENRWYDQVKASLSRQLLWVAQSKGIEWSDHFTDFNKLDADVRIPILLRHYYGYTYEEIGTMLGIKAGTIKSRVHKGLKLIRKEWNEDGQSR